Genomic segment of Mucilaginibacter sabulilitoris:
TTGCTGCTGAGCGTACCAGATTGCGTCGCTTTGTCAAATAGCCTGTGCTTGGCAAAGGCCCCCACAAAGATCAGGATGACTAACGGCACTATTAATTTTAATTTTTTTGATCTGCTCATTATTTGTTGCAAATAATAACGCAAATTAACCAAAATATTATGAAGATCGCATTAATTAAATGCGCCTAAGGGATAAACAATGAGGGAATTGATTAACTGAAAAGGTAAAATTGAGGGTTGTCGGCCACCAGTCTTCAGGCAGATTCAAACGCATGCAAAAGCGTATTATGCTGAAAGATCTCTGTTACCGACCTGTAATCGGCAAGATCAAGTTCCTGTACATATCTGCAATTGCAGGGATGGCCAGGAGCTATAAAAACCGGCATATCAAATCCCGATTGCTGATAATAAGGTGTTATAAATGCCTGAACGGGCAGGCTGTTTGCAACGGTGATAATATCAGGAGTTAATTTATTCAGCGGCTTTAGCAGCAACTTTATTTCGCAAACTTTAAAATCGTCGTAAAGCGGCAGCCAGCGGTTTACACCTTTGATACTAACTAATATGCCGTTTTGCTTAACTCCCATAAGGGTGCCAAAGGATATTTCATTATTTAAAAGGCTGTTGATCATTACCTGTTGCCCAATATAGCGGCTAAATATAATGAGCTGGTCTGCTGTGCTAATTAAATCCATATTGCTAAAAATATTAGCAATTATAATAAATTTTATATTGATTTTTATAAGTGTTGATTGATTTTTGAACAGGAAACATTGCCAATTAAAAGTCTTTTAAAAGGAAAGTCATCAAGTTTAAGTGATATAGTAACATTATCAAGGGAAATTTATTTTTAAAAAATATTTGCGTAACTCAGAAGTTACATTTACATTTGAGTAACTTAAAAGTTACCTATTATGGCAAAGATTATTAAACACCAATTTTCCTTCTCTCATCCGGTTGAAATGGTTTGGGAGTACCTCACGAAATCTGAACTGATGGAGCAATGGCTCATGAAAAATAATTTTCAACCCATCATCGGGTTTGACTTTCAATTTAGAACCGGGCCCATACCCAGCCTGGATTTCGATGGTATCTTTTACTGCAAAGTATTAGAGATAGTACCATTTAAAAAACTTTCCTACTCCTGGAGGAGCGGTCCCGGTGGGGGTGAAATTTCGCTTGATTCTGTAGTGATATGGAAATTGGAGCCGAAGGATAAAGGCACTGAGCTTTTCCTGGAGCATAGCGGTTTCGCCAAAAAAGAAAACCTGGATTTTTACAATGGTTTGCTCCAGGGCTGGGTGGAAAAGCTCGAAAATATTAATAAACTTTTAAACGCCAAACAACATGGCCATACCAACGCTTGATGTATTCCAAGTGATCGGGGATCCCAGCAGGAGAAAGATGCTGATGATGCTGTCGGCTAATAGTCTTACAATCAATAGCCTTGCAGCTAATTTCGATATGAGCCGACCTGCCGTATCAAAGCACATTAAGATATTGGAAACAGCCGGGTTTATTTCCATCCAGGATATGGGCCGGGAGCGATATTGCACGCTGAAAAAGGAAGGCTTCGAAGAACTGCAGGCCTGGCTCTCGTATTTTGATGAGTTCTGGGCATCGAAACTGAAAAAGTTAGAAACCTTATTAAATAACAAATTACCTAACTAAAAAAAACAAAAAAAATGACTACACCAGATTTTAACACTACATTTTCGGTAGATAACACCCCTAAAGAAGTATTTAATGCGGTGAATAATGTACGCGGGTGGTGGTCCGAAAGGATTGATGGCGGTACAGAGCAACTCAACGATGAGTTTACCTACCAGCGTTGGGAGCTTCATAAATGCACCATGAAATTAATAGAAGTAATACCCGACAAAAAAGTAGTTTGGCAGGTACTGGACAACTATTTCAGTTTCACGGAAGACAAAACAGAGTGGATAGGTACAAAGATCAGCTTTGATATTTCTGAAAAGGACGGAAAAACGCAGCTCCTTTTCACCCACTGGGGGCTGGTTCCGGCATATGAATGTTATGATGTTTGCTTTGATGCGTGGAGCAGCTATATTAAGGGTAGTTTGCAAAACCTTATCACTACAGGTAAAGGCGAACCTAATCCCAGGGTAGAATAAATAAAATACAGGTATAACATCCTTTAAAACAAAAAAACCGGATCACGATCCGGTTTTTTTGTTTTAAGCTTTCAAGGCCTTAACTTAATGGCCTTGCCTTTAAAAGAACCTCTTTATCCAATTTTTTTTATTTGACAATTGGTTCAAGCGCGGGTTTTAAAGAATCGGTTTTAACCAGATCTATATCGGGCTTTGATATATCAGTAAGCGCAACCCGCCCGCGGTCTTTACGCAGGATGCGGTTAAATAATGAAATTTCACGATCAAACAGGAAACGTAAAAATAGCTTGGTCCATGAGGTATGATAGTAAAGTGTATCATAATACTCGGGCGCTGTTTTCTTTATTTGTGGAAGTTTATTCCAGGGGATAGAAGGAAAATCATGATGCTCATTATGAAAGCCCACGTTAAAGGCTACTACGTTAAAATTGCCATAATAGCTGTATGTTTCCTGCTCCACACTGTGGGTGAGGTAATGTTCCTGAACCCAGCGGGCACCAAGCGGGTGCAGGCCAACCGAAAAAGAGAAACTTAACAGTAAAAACGCCACGGCCGGCCAACCCATAAAATACCATATAGCAGTTGTAAATACAGCTTGCAGTACAAAGTTGGTAACTATCCAGCCATCAATAGGGTGAATTTCTCTGAGCCTTGATAAGCGGAAAATTTGAAAAACAGGGAAAAACAGCAGCCAAAGCGCTTTGCCAAAAAACGAATTATTGATCAGTTTGGCTTCCCATTTGTTCGGTAAATCTGCGTCAAGTTCATGTACTCCCTGAAAAGAGTGGTGTTTGATATGATATTTTTCAAAGGATATGGCGCTTGGCAATATCTGCGGTAAATTGGCAAACATAGAAGCCCAGCGGTTGGCGTTACGATTTTTGAACAACAACTGGTGGGTACACTCATGTATCATTACAAACAAAGCATGATCGGCAAAGGCACCTAATAAGTAAGCTGCACCAAAAATCAGCCACCATGATTGGTCGCGCAGAAACCAGGCTAAAACTACCTGGAAAGCCACTAAACCTATAATTGCAAATATGGTATTGGGGTTTTTACCTATCAGCTTTCTGAGCTCGGGAAATTGCTTTAAGATTTTTTTAGTACGAATGCGATGAGGTTCAGACTCCTGGGAATAAACAAAATCAGTTTTCTTAGTCATATAAATTGTAAACGTTAAAGATAACAATAACGTGTTGAAAATATCATTTTTTAGTAAAAAATTATCATACAAAGCAAAAACTTCATAAACATTTCACGAATATTTTATATAAAAATGCTTATGGATACTTGAAAACCAATACCTTAAAATTGTTTGGGAGGGGTTTTCGGGTGCCTTGTTCAAACTGTGCCGAACTTAAATAAATTTTATGAGATTATAATTTTCCATCACTGAACTATGGGCAGCCTGGACTAATTTAGCAGCACAAGACAATAAATTTAAAAGTTGAGCTGAACCGAATAATTAAGCCAAAACAGATTTACTACAGAATAGGTAAGCAAATTAGCACGTTAATTGTACAATTATAGCATCAGTTATTAATTTAAAATCAGCGAAACTATGTGGTGGATATACGCCTTACTATCAGCACTTTTTGCTGCACTTACCGCAATATTTGCCAAAGTAGGCATAAAGGGGGTGGATACCGATCTGGCTACTGCTGTCCGTGCCGTGGTGATATTGATACTGGCCTGGGCCATTGTATTGTTTAAAGGTAATAACAACGGTATAAGTGGCTTAACCAAAACCAATTGGACATTCCTTATACTCTCGGGCTGTGCCACCGGGCTTTCATGGATATGCTATTTTAAAGCGCTGCAATTGGGGAAAGTGTCGCAGGTGGCACCGGTTGATAAATTGAGCGTGGCGATAGCTATAGTGTTGTCGGTTTTGTTTCTGGGAGAGCCACTTACCTTCAAAACCGCGTCGGGAGCCCTGCTCATTATCGCAGGTACTATAGTGCTTATATTTTAATATTATGGCAATCGTTATGCTAATTTATTAACCTTTTTGTAACAAATACACAACAATTCATAAAATTCAATATTTATCCAATCTTTCTTTTCAAATTCGCAGCTTAAAGCCCTGTTGAATCAATGAAAGCCATTTATATCCTGTTTCTGTTTACTTTTTTTACTGTATGCGTACAAGCTCAGGTTAATCCCGCCGCCAAGGGTAAAATAAGCGGTAAGGTTACTGATGCTGCTACCAAACAGCCTGTAGACTATGCAACAGTATCTGTCTATAAGCAAGGTAGTACATCGCCTTTTAATGGCATCAGTACCGATCCTAAGGGACGTTTTACAGTGGATAATATACCAGACGGAGAATATAAGGTTACGGCCGATTTTTTAGGTTATCAGCGTAGCATCATTGAGCATGTAATTGTTAAAAATGGCGCCAGCACAGTAATAGGTGAAATACTGCTGGCTCCTGTACCGCACCAGTTAAAAGGTGTAACTATAGTTGCTAAAACCCCAACTGTTGAAAACAGGATAGACAAAATGGTTTATAACCCTCAAAATGACCTGAGCGCGCAGGGTGGGGTGGCTATTGATATCTTAAAAAAAGTACCGCAGATAACCGTTGACATTGACGGCAATGTGGAACTGCAGGGTAATTCCAATATTCGGTTTTTAATAAACGGAAAGCCCTCCAGTATTTTTGGGGCCAGCCTTGCTGATGCACTTCAGAGCATACCGGCCAGTCAGATCAAGAGCATAGAAGTAATTACAAGTCCTGGGGCCAAGTATGATGCGGCCGGAACCGGTGGTATTGTGAACATTATTTTAAAGGATAGCCGGGTAGAGGGGGTAAACGGAAGTGTTAACCTATCGGCAGGTACCCGCCGTGAAAACGGCTCGTTTAACCTCAATGTGCGTAAGGGAAATTTTGGCGTAAACGCTTTTTTTAGCGGTAATGCCCAGCTTAACAGTAACTCGCCAAACACGCGTAACCGTACTTCAACAGATTCAGCGCATAATACCACAACCCTATTTCAACAGGGCAGCAGTAATTTTACCCGCAACGGGTATGAATCGGGCTTAAACCTTACCTGGAATATCAGCAAGCATGATGATCTTACCGGCTCTATCGGGTTTAATCATTTCGGTAATCATGGCAATGGCATTACCAACCAGGATCAAAGACAAGTAAACGCGCTCGGTGAGGAAATATCCGACTTTAAAAGCATCCGTAACTCAAGCAGTAAGTTTAACGGTACATCAACAGATGTAAGCTTAAATTATAAAAAGACATTTGAAAAAGAGGGGCAGGAGCTTAATGTGTTGTACACCGAAAGTTTTGGCCGCAATACTTTCAGCTCTTTTCAGCAGCAGGATTATTTAAACGCAGACATACCATCGTCAGGTATATCAAATAATAACCCCGGTAAAGACAGGGAAACCAATATTTCTGTCGATTATACTCACCCTGTAAGTAAAAGCTTTACCATTGAAACCGGCGCCAAGCTCGACTTTAATAACATTAACAACAATATTATAACCGACACTTTACAAGACGGCGTGTTTGTGCCTAATGCCAATCAAACTTATGGCTTTTCATATCACCGTAAAATATATGCCTATTATTTGTCGGCCACCACATCGGTGTTTAATAACTTTCTGGATATAAAGGCCGGTTTGAGGGATGAGTACACCACCACTAAAGCTGATTTTGAGGGTACAAACATCCCCAATTATAATATACTGGCGCCATCATTGGTTTTATCTCATAAGTTGGGAAACAGCCAGTCTATCAAAATAAGCTATACCCGGCGTGTGCAGCGCCCCGATTATGGCGACCTGAACCCCTTTTTAAATATCAGCGATCCGCATAACATCAATACCGGTAACCCTAACCTTAAGCCCGAGCTTGGCAATAATTTTGAACTCGGTTACAATAAATCATTTGATAAAGGAGCAAACATTAATATAGCCGCGTTTTACCGCCACAACACCAATGATATACAGCAGTTCACCACTTTTTATGATTCGCTTGTAGTAAATGGTGTTACTTATTCGCAGGTATCATTAAGCCAGCGGTATAACCTGGGATCACAAACACGCGAAGGCATTAACCTGTATGGTTCAGTACCTATTACGGACAAGTTGAGCGTACGCTCAAATATGTTCTTTTCTGCGCGTACCAGCAATAATCCGGGCAGCAAGAGCGTAACCGGTTTTTCTTACCGTATTAACATGAATGTGCAGTATAATTTTGGGCATGACCTGAGCGCCGAGTTTTTTGGTAACTACAGGTCATCGCAAAAAGACATTCAGGGAACCGACCCTAAATTTGTGTTCTACAACATTGCTATGCGTAAAATGATCCTGAATAAAAAATTCAGCTTTGGGCTTACGGCGTCAAATCCGTTTGCCAATTTTGTTGGCCAGCGTTCAACAACATTTGGCAGCAACTTTAACCAGGTAAACATCAGGCAGGTACCTATACGTTCATTTGGTATAAGCCTGAGCTACAAATTTGGCAAGCTCGACTTTAAGAAGGATGACAGAGATAACAGGGACAATAAAGACGACGATACGAATAACAGCCCCGATACACCTCCTTTAGAAAAACCTAAAGACAATGCAGGCAGCAATGGCGGCGGTAAAAGTAAATAATAAAAAAGCGATGCTGAAATAGTTCAGCATCGCTTTTTTATTTGGCAGATGATAAAATGGATTTATACTATTAACCGTTTTTTATCAGGATGCTTTCAATAATAAGCGTGGCATCTTCGCAGCTGTCTGTAGCGGTTTCCATCGCCATAAAAACATCGGTATATTTTATAAGCTGTATGGCATCGGTTTCATTGGCCAGCAGATCGGCAAAAGCTTCGTTATAAACGGTATCAGCCTGATACTCCAGTTTTTTGATGCTGCTGCAAAGCTCAAATATATGAGCCGAGTTACCCAGGTTGTTCATGGCATTGATGGCCTTTTGCAATTCGGTACTTGTTCGGAGTATGAGGCTTGCCAGGCTAATAATAGGTGGGGTTATCTGTGGCACATCGTACAGGTGTATTCTGCGCGAGGCCATGGCAATACTATCGGCAACATCATCAATGGCGGCAGCCAGGTCGCACATGTCCTTGCGCTGAAATGGAGATACCAGTTGTTTACCCGACTCTGAATAAACCTGGTGAGTAACCTCGTAACTCTTGATCTTTAATTTATCAATATGGGTAAAATTGTACTTTTGCTCAAAAATATCCTTAGAGTTTACGGCAGTATTTAACAGAGTTGCCATTTCAACAACATTGGCCGCAATCCTGTTAAACAAATCATAAAAAATTTTATTAGAGTTAGGGAGTATCGACATAGTTAAATCTTTATGATCCTGTTCTTTAAATATTGGTGTAATTAAAATACTGTATATTAGTTTCTTAACTTAATTAAACCATTGATTGTATCGCCGATAAATGTAGATATTAATTTGCTGTTAAAAGTCACGCTATTGTTAATGTAGTGTTAATTAAATATTATCAAATGGTTGGCTTATCTTTGCTGCATGTCTAAACACCATTTGCCTACTTATGCTATTGTTGAATTATTGATAAGGCTATCGCAATATAATTACCTCATTGGCGACTATAAAAACCATAGTATTTTTGATAAAGGTGTTATGGTTAAAACATCGGGAGGGAGCATTAATTTCCCTGCGAATATAATTATGAAGCAATTTGAAAATCCCGAGTCAATTACTGATAACGAACTTGCAGACATGGCATTGCTTTTTAAAGCATGCTAACCAGGTTCATCCCAGATATATTTCTCTTAAAATTCTGTGTAACATTTAAGTCTGGATAAAACAATATGCCCGTCCTTGTTATTATAGTTACACAAGCTCATTATACATGAAACCCGCTGATAGACATTATAAATTTATAAACAGTAAAACTGGTTATGTAATTTATTATCACTCCATAAGCAGTGAACGTTCTGCCGGGGAGATCAGGGCCGAATTGCAGGAAGTAAAAAACAAGGTAGCTATTCAAAATGGCATTTATTGCGAAACCATTTACTGGGAAGAGATCAGAGAAAATGCTGATCAGCAATAGTGCATACTTGCAAAAAAATAAAAAACCCCTGCCTTGCGGCAAGGGTTAAAAAAAACCACAACAATTGTTTAACCTTAAGGCTATGAAACCCTAAGGTCAATTCCTAACTGCAATGTGGCTTTCTTATAATATAACGCTTCTGTATATCAATTAGTTTCAATTGTCTGGAATATTTATTTTCTGATGTGTTAAATTCACTTTTATTTATCATGACAGTGGATAATCAAATAAATTTCATCTTATATTTATACAATAAAATATGAAAAATATGAGAAGAGTATTTCAACTAAAAGCAGCAATGCTTGTAGCAGTTGCGCTTTTAACAGCAACTTTTGCGCAAGCACAAAACAAAAAGCCGGCAAGCCCGCATGATAGCACAACTGCGGTGGTAGCAGGTTCAACCATTAAAATTAAATACGGCAGTCCTTACGTAAAGGGCCGTAAAGTATTAGGCGAACTGGTGCCTTTTGATAAGGTATGGCGTGCCGGTGCAGATTCGGCTACCAGCATTACTACCAGCAAAGCCATAAAGGTAGAAGGTAAACCGCTTCCGGCAGGTAGATATGCATTTTTTGTTATCCCGTCTGCAAGCGGCACATGGACACTTATTTTCGACAAAAATCCGAAGCAATGGGGCGCATATACCTACAAAGAAAGCAACGACCAGCTAAGGGTTACTGTTAAAGGAAAAACCGCTCCAAAACAGGAAAGCCTTACCTATGCTATCAATAAAACAGGTTTCAATTTAAGATGGGATACATTTGAAGTACCTGTTTCTATCAAGTAAAGATTTTTTAATTAACCTGATCGCATTAAAGCCCCCTGAATTGGGGGCTTTTTTTATAATGAAGAATCATTACTGCTATTAGCGGGAGTATTATTTTAACAAACAACTATTACTTCTATATTTACGCAACCAATGCGTTATAACCCCGCTACAAAAATTTTATTAAAACGAATAGCTGCCATATTATTATTAACACTGGCTGTTTTTATGCTGATGCAATGGGCAAATTACCCGTCATCTGTTGAGCGGTATTACTCCGGCGGTTTTTATATATTCATTTGCAGTGTATTTCATCCTGTTTTAAACTTATTTCCGTTTAGTATTGGCGATGTGTTATACATCGCGGTTATAGCTTATTTAATTTATAAGATGGTTGGGCTTTTTAAACTGCTTTTTAAAAAACAGTTTAAAATAATAGGGATGCAATTATTAGGACTGGTTATAGGCGTTGAGGTAGGCATATTAGCTTTTTATCTTTTCTGGGGTATGAATTATTTCAGGCCATCAGCTGCCGAACGATTAAATTTGAGAGATACCTCCTTTACCACTGCCGATCTGAGAGCCGTAACCAAACTGCTTATTGATAGTGCTAATATTACCAGGGCACGCGTTACTCATGCCGATATGGCCCAAACAAACAGTACTATTTATCAAACTGCCGTACAGGCTGTAAAATCGCTCTCAACAGATTCTGTTAGTTTTCGTTCGTATCATCCCGATATTAAGCCTTCGCTGCTAACATTTTTGCTCAACTATATTGGTACATCGGGATATTATAATCCTTTTACCTCCGAAGCGCAGATCAATTACCAGATGCCGGTTTTTAACCGGCCGTTTGTGGCCTGCCACGAAATGTCGCACCAGATGGGGTACGGAGCCGAGGATGAAGCTGATTTTGCTGGTTTTATAGTGGCGGTTAATTCTCGCGACAGGTTGCTGCGTTATTCGGCATACCACCTGGCAGTTAGCGAGTTTATGTACTCATTAGGCCGGCGCGATACTATAGCTTATAAAGAATTAAAAGCCGGCATTTCAAAAAATGTACGCCATGATTTTAAAATAGAGCACGACTACTGGCTATCATACCAGAACAAGCTGAGCGCCATAAGCAGCGTTTTTTATGATAATTTTTTGAAGGCCAACAACCAACCCGGTGGACTTGAAACATATAACCGCATGGTATTGCTGGTAATGGCCCTTGAACGGAAGTACTGGGTTAATTAGAGAACGCGTTATACAGAAGTTGAGTAGCAGCCAATAAACTAAAATAAAAAATGCGTTCCGTATCTCACCCCGGAACGCATTGCAATACCATCTCAAACGATATTGTATCAACTAAATCTCAGATATCATGCTTATGAGTACCCAAGCTCTTCTATATTTACCGATGAACAGCATCCGTAAACAAATTTTTTATCTTGTACCTGTATAGCTATATTGAGTTTAATCAGTCAACTCAAACTTCAATTATGAATAATTGAATAGGAACGCAGGTCTGTTATAAATATTATCTGATTAAGCGTCAAATTTACTGTTATTATTAAAATGCTATTTACTTTTCACATCCAAAAGGCCTGTTTAACAGGTAAAAATATTGTTACCGGGCGATAGTGCTAAGATTTTTTTCCGTTTAACGCCTCGCAATTGAAATATTTTTAATTACCCAACCTGTGAAAAAACTTTCACATGGCGGTAGTTAGGAATACCCCGGCCTTTTTATCGGAGAGTTAAAAATGTGATAGAAGTGGCGTTAAGACATGGTAAATACGGCCCCGGAATGGTTATTATGCCGGATGCTTTGCCCGTGGCATCAGGTTTGATTTACTTAATAAACAAAGTGTACTCATAGTATAAAATGAAAAAATATCTTCTGATCGCCTTGCTGGCTTTTTGTTGTGCCAATTTGTTTGGTCAAAGTATCACTATTAATGATCTTACCAACATATCCAATCTCCCAAATGACGAAGCGCATAACTATCTGGTATTAGGCAAAGGTTTCAAAAAGGAGTACCTGCAGGATGTAAACGGCAATACCCTGGAGTACCTGCACAAGATTGGCACCAATAAAAAAGAAGAAACCGTAATTATAGGCGTGGGCACCAAACTCAGCAATGGCAGTACACTGCGCACGGTTACCTATAAATCACAAACCACGCAGCATTTATTTAACTTAATAACCCAGGCAAAAAGCGCAGGGTTAAAAATGAATATCCAGGGAGCCGATGCCATCAATAACATTTACCTGTTTGACAATAACTTTTTTCATATCAGCATTTTTGTGAACCGCGATAATACATTTGGTTCGGTAGAAGTAAAACAAAAGGAGTTTTTAGGTTTTGATTAACCTATAGGCGATAATTGACCTGTACTTTCTCATTAAAATGCAGCAGGGCTTTATTATATTGCATAACCAATTTATAAAGCTTATGAAAACCATTAGCCGGAAAAAATTTCTGACTACTGCCGCGCTTGCCACTGCCGGCATTCCGTTTGGTCTGAACGCCATGGGTAAGGATACCACTAACCCACTAACGCTAAACGGTAGAGGAGTTAACAATTCTACTCCTGCCGAAAAAATTAAGGTTAGCATATTCTCCAAACACCTGCACTGGCTTAATTATACCGATATGGCCGCGTTGGCGGCCGAAATGGGCTTTGATGGGGTTGACCTTACCGTACGTCCGGATGGCCATGTGCTGCCTGAAAATGTTGCCATCGATTTACCCAAAGCGGTTGCAGCTGTTGACAAGGCCGGCTTAAAAGTGTACTCCATAGTAACCAATATTAAGCAACCCGATGAAAAACACACGGTGGATATTTTAAAAGCTGCATCGGCATTGGGTATAAAATATTACCGCACCGCCTGGTTCAATTATAACAATGCCATCAGTGTGCCCGAAAATTTGCAGGTTATCAGCAAACAACTATCGGGTTTGTCAGCCTTAAATAAGCAATACCATATTCATGGCGCATACCAAAACCATTCCGGTAATCTTTTCGGGGCATCCATATGGGATCTGTGGCTGGCACTGAAGGATCTTGATCCGGCTTTTATTGGCTGCCAGTACGATATAAGACATGCTACAACCGAAGGGGCGGATACCTGGGCTACCTCCATACAACCGCTGATACCTTATATTAAAACTACCAACGTCAAAGATTTTTATTGGGAGAAAAAAGATGGAAAATGGGAGGTAAAGAGCGTTCCGCTGGGCGGTGGAATGGTTGATTTTAAAAAGTATTTCGGAGTTATAAAGCAAAATAATATAGGAGGTCCGCTTAGTTTACATTGCGAATATGATGCCCTGGGTGGTGCGCAGGATGGCGCTAAGCAGATCTCCATCAGCAAGCAAGCGTTTACGGCTGTAGTTCAAAAAGATCTGGCTACCTTAAGAGGTTGGCTAAAAGATAACGGGTTGTGATTTTATATAATTTATTCCTTTCTAAAGCCGGTGTGTCATTGCTTCATACCTCACCCACACAATTATCTATTTTTTGATTGCAAAACAAACAATTTGCATTTATAACAAGTTTGTTACTATATTTAGTAAAAGTAATGCAGCCGCTTTTATCCCCAATAAAACCCCTGCGTACCTTAACCAATTAACCTTTAAAAAAAAGAAAGGAGAAAGTAATGAACTTAGTTCATAAAATTGAAAACTGGGGCGATACCCATCACCCTAAAATTCTTGATTTTGTGCGTATAGCACTTGGTGTATTTTTGCTGCTGAAAGGTGTAGCTTTTATGGAGAATACCTCATACCTTAAAAGCCTTATTGACAGTCAGGATGTAGTAGATCTCTCGCCTTTGGTATTAATGATCCTGGTGTATTATGTAACCTTTGCCCATATGGTAGGGGGGATACTGATAGCTTTAGGCATATTAACCCGGCTGGCATCTATTATTCAGATACCGATAGTTTTAGGAGCGGTATTTTTAACCGGTATTTTCCAGGAGCCCATTAATGCCATGGCCTGGCCATCTGTTACAGCGCTTATACTATTGGTGCTTTTTACTATTATAGGTTCGGGACCAATATCGCTGGATAAATATCTTTCAGAGTAAGGATTGTGAGTGAAACTCACAATCCTATGTTAATATCCTATAGCCTGCTCATCTATATAACACCATAACCAGCGTTCGCCGGGTTCGGCCGATATAACTACCGGGTGGTTGCTCGCCTCAAAATGTTTGGTCATGTGTGTATTGGGCGAACTATCACAGCAAAGTGTAACCCCGCAGGTTTGACACGTGCGCAGGTGCATCCACGAGGAATGTGTTTTTACACACTCCTCGCAAACGTATTCTCTTGGCTGTTTGATATTGGTAACGGCAGCTAAATGCCCGCATACTTCTTCTTCCGTCATGTTAAACTTCTGCTAAATATTTATGTACAAAACTAATGGCCATGGAGCCTTCGCCTACAGCAGATGCAACACGGTTCATGGCTCCTGCACGTACATCGCCAGCGGCAAATACGCCCGAGCAACTGGTTTCTAATAAAAACGGATCGCGTTTAAGCTTCCATATCTTACCGAAACCTTCGTAGCTGCGCAGCTCGCGCCCGGTTTCGATAAAGTCTTTATTGTTTTTTATAATATCAA
This window contains:
- a CDS encoding DUF47 domain-containing protein; protein product: MSILPNSNKIFYDLFNRIAANVVEMATLLNTAVNSKDIFEQKYNFTHIDKLKIKSYEVTHQVYSESGKQLVSPFQRKDMCDLAAAIDDVADSIAMASRRIHLYDVPQITPPIISLASLILRTSTELQKAINAMNNLGNSAHIFELCSSIKKLEYQADTVYNEAFADLLANETDAIQLIKYTDVFMAMETATDSCEDATLIIESILIKNG
- a CDS encoding EamA family transporter, translated to MWWIYALLSALFAALTAIFAKVGIKGVDTDLATAVRAVVILILAWAIVLFKGNNNGISGLTKTNWTFLILSGCATGLSWICYFKALQLGKVSQVAPVDKLSVAIAIVLSVLFLGEPLTFKTASGALLIIAGTIVLIF
- a CDS encoding fatty acid desaturase, with amino-acid sequence MTKKTDFVYSQESEPHRIRTKKILKQFPELRKLIGKNPNTIFAIIGLVAFQVVLAWFLRDQSWWLIFGAAYLLGAFADHALFVMIHECTHQLLFKNRNANRWASMFANLPQILPSAISFEKYHIKHHSFQGVHELDADLPNKWEAKLINNSFFGKALWLLFFPVFQIFRLSRLREIHPIDGWIVTNFVLQAVFTTAIWYFMGWPAVAFLLLSFSFSVGLHPLGARWVQEHYLTHSVEQETYSYYGNFNVVAFNVGFHNEHHDFPSIPWNKLPQIKKTAPEYYDTLYYHTSWTKLFLRFLFDREISLFNRILRKDRGRVALTDISKPDIDLVKTDSLKPALEPIVK
- a CDS encoding TonB-dependent receptor domain-containing protein translates to MKAIYILFLFTFFTVCVQAQVNPAAKGKISGKVTDAATKQPVDYATVSVYKQGSTSPFNGISTDPKGRFTVDNIPDGEYKVTADFLGYQRSIIEHVIVKNGASTVIGEILLAPVPHQLKGVTIVAKTPTVENRIDKMVYNPQNDLSAQGGVAIDILKKVPQITVDIDGNVELQGNSNIRFLINGKPSSIFGASLADALQSIPASQIKSIEVITSPGAKYDAAGTGGIVNIILKDSRVEGVNGSVNLSAGTRRENGSFNLNVRKGNFGVNAFFSGNAQLNSNSPNTRNRTSTDSAHNTTTLFQQGSSNFTRNGYESGLNLTWNISKHDDLTGSIGFNHFGNHGNGITNQDQRQVNALGEEISDFKSIRNSSSKFNGTSTDVSLNYKKTFEKEGQELNVLYTESFGRNTFSSFQQQDYLNADIPSSGISNNNPGKDRETNISVDYTHPVSKSFTIETGAKLDFNNINNNIITDTLQDGVFVPNANQTYGFSYHRKIYAYYLSATTSVFNNFLDIKAGLRDEYTTTKADFEGTNIPNYNILAPSLVLSHKLGNSQSIKISYTRRVQRPDYGDLNPFLNISDPHNINTGNPNLKPELGNNFELGYNKSFDKGANINIAAFYRHNTNDIQQFTTFYDSLVVNGVTYSQVSLSQRYNLGSQTREGINLYGSVPITDKLSVRSNMFFSARTSNNPGSKSVTGFSYRINMNVQYNFGHDLSAEFFGNYRSSQKDIQGTDPKFVFYNIAMRKMILNKKFSFGLTASNPFANFVGQRSTTFGSNFNQVNIRQVPIRSFGISLSYKFGKLDFKKDDRDNRDNKDDDTNNSPDTPPLEKPKDNAGSNGGGKSK
- a CDS encoding SRPBCC family protein encodes the protein MAKIIKHQFSFSHPVEMVWEYLTKSELMEQWLMKNNFQPIIGFDFQFRTGPIPSLDFDGIFYCKVLEIVPFKKLSYSWRSGPGGGEISLDSVVIWKLEPKDKGTELFLEHSGFAKKENLDFYNGLLQGWVEKLENINKLLNAKQHGHTNA
- a CDS encoding DUF2911 domain-containing protein produces the protein MRRVFQLKAAMLVAVALLTATFAQAQNKKPASPHDSTTAVVAGSTIKIKYGSPYVKGRKVLGELVPFDKVWRAGADSATSITTSKAIKVEGKPLPAGRYAFFVIPSASGTWTLIFDKNPKQWGAYTYKESNDQLRVTVKGKTAPKQESLTYAINKTGFNLRWDTFEVPVSIK
- a CDS encoding ArsR/SmtB family transcription factor codes for the protein MAIPTLDVFQVIGDPSRRKMLMMLSANSLTINSLAANFDMSRPAVSKHIKILETAGFISIQDMGRERYCTLKKEGFEELQAWLSYFDEFWASKLKKLETLLNNKLPN
- a CDS encoding SRPBCC family protein, with product MTTPDFNTTFSVDNTPKEVFNAVNNVRGWWSERIDGGTEQLNDEFTYQRWELHKCTMKLIEVIPDKKVVWQVLDNYFSFTEDKTEWIGTKISFDISEKDGKTQLLFTHWGLVPAYECYDVCFDAWSSYIKGSLQNLITTGKGEPNPRVE